The following DNA comes from Deinococcota bacterium.
ATCGAGGATGCTGAGGTTTGGGTCACCGAGCCGCTCCTTGAGTTCCTCCAAGGTGATGAGCGACTCTTGGCTCAGTTCCGGTTCGAATGGCGCTTCGACCTCATAGGGCTGGGGCGATTCCGTCGTCACAGGCAAGCCCGCATTCTGCCAGGCCTCGATGCCCCCGTCGAGAAGGTAGGCTGCGGGATGCCCGTACGCCTGCAGGGTCCACCACACATGTGCAGCATCCGCGCCACCACGCGCCCCATAGACCCCGGTAGGTTCGGCTCCAAGCCCCAACCGGCGCCACTGTTCTGCCAGCGACTGGGCATCCACGAGCTGCCGCCCCCTCTCTGCACCGGAGTTGAGGGCGCGCGCGTCCAGATTGACGGCTCCCAGGAGATGTCCCTGAACGTACATGCGTGGTGCTCGAGCGTCCACGAGACGAAAGGTGTCGGTAAGCACGGCAAGTTCCTCTGCCTTTATGAAGAGTGAGGTTGAATGCTGGTACATAAACCTGATCCTTGATCTATGCCTCGGCCGTCAGGCCAAGACACAGCATCAAGTAGTTGATGGATTTGATCGGTAAAATACTTGACAGAGCAGCAGACTATCTAAAGACAGACTATCTAAAGACAAAGACATGGCCTTGTATAGGGCTGGATGGTCAAAAGTGCATACGCGAACCGGGATCGCTACCTTCAACAAGGTCTATGTCAACCAGTCAAAGCCCTAGAATTGACGCTGCCGTTGGGGAGGTGTGTAATTGGCTGTGACCCGCTATCATCAGTTGCTCGATTACCGCCGGCAAGTATCGGCCATGTACGCCAGCGTCCGGGAGCGCGGCAGCGCCAACCTCGAGGCTTTCAGGCTTTTTCAGGCGAGACGTGATGACCTCTTCACCCTTCACCCGCAGTCACCTCTCGATGAAACGCAGCGCCGAGGCTTTCACGGCCTCTCCTATTTTCCGTACGACCCACGCTTGCGCTTCACCCTCGAGCTCGATTATGGCATGCATCACGAAACCTTTGAGGTCCAGCTCCGGGACGACGGACTCATGAGGCTGGGACGCGTAGCAAAGGTCCACATGGAAATCGCGGGGCAAGAAGTGGCTCTCTCCCTCTTCTGGATCCATGGGTACGGCGGCGGCTTTTTTCTACCGTTTGGGGACACTACCAACGGCCGGAGCACCTACGGCGGCGGGCGCTACCTTCTCGACACCATCAAGGGTGCGGACCTAGGAGGGGCGGACGGTAAGCTCGTCCTCGACTTCAATTACGCCTACAATCCGTCCTGCGCCTACAGTAGCCGCTGGGCGTGCCCGCTCGCGCCACCGGAGAATCGCCTGACGGTTCCTATTGCTGCCGGCGAGAAGGCCTTCGCGGGTTGAGTCATGTATACGGTTTGACGGTTCCCCTCCAGAGGCCTTGATACCTTGAGCGGGTAAGACAATCCTCTAGGAGGTTCTCATGCCCACCCCGTACGCCCGCCCAACCTCAGCCGCTCCCCCTGCATCCTTGTTCACGAGGCTCTTTCTGGTGGTTCTGGCAGCTCTCGTGGCTGCCTTGTTTATTGCCGGGAGTTCAGCCTGGGCCCAAAGTGGCACGCTCAGGGTGGCGCTCGAGCCTCCCGTTCGACTCGACCCGGCCTTCGCCTCGTCCGACGCCGAGGTCGCCGTTCTCAACGCCGTTTATGACTATCTCGTCGACATCGACGCCGACAACGACATCCAACCGCGCCTGGCATCCTCTTGGACAGTCA
Coding sequences within:
- a CDS encoding rhodanese-like domain-containing protein, which translates into the protein MLTDTFRLVDARAPRMYVQGHLLGAVNLDARALNSGAERGRQLVDAQSLAEQWRRLGLGAEPTGVYGARGGADAAHVWWTLQAYGHPAAYLLDGGIEAWQNAGLPVTTESPQPYEVEAPFEPELSQESLITLEELKERLGDPNLSILDTRSLGEYRGQDVFAARAGHIPGAALLPWDDLIEPEALTLKSEPALRTKLEILRDAPEVALYCQSGVRAAHTFAVLMHLGIARPRLYLGSWEEWGNRHDTPVATPLEDSGAYEKHEKEAGK
- a CDS encoding DUF1684 domain-containing protein, coding for MTRYHQLLDYRRQVSAMYASVRERGSANLEAFRLFQARRDDLFTLHPQSPLDETQRRGFHGLSYFPYDPRLRFTLELDYGMHHETFEVQLRDDGLMRLGRVAKVHMEIAGQEVALSLFWIHGYGGGFFLPFGDTTNGRSTYGGGRYLLDTIKGADLGGADGKLVLDFNYAYNPSCAYSSRWACPLAPPENRLTVPIAAGEKAFAG